In a genomic window of Saccharothrix sp. HUAS TT1:
- a CDS encoding LytR C-terminal domain-containing protein, translated as MTNPEQPAGPAHPARAAGYALIGVAVVALVIGLISLFTGGPGDDPSTAQSTPPADTSTASAGPTTAVPPGETTTPAPSSDTPQPTTGAPTTTGETPGGTPTGTPGATPGGTNAEVPPPPVDPAPKPSVRIYNNSTTQGLAGRASDDVLRAGWQVAEKGNYSQGTIPTTTVYFRPGTDEEASATELARILKARVEPRFNGIESAQPGIIVIVTNDYQGPSGKAS; from the coding sequence ATGACGAACCCGGAACAGCCCGCGGGCCCCGCCCACCCGGCCCGCGCCGCGGGCTACGCGCTGATCGGCGTGGCCGTCGTCGCCCTGGTGATCGGGCTGATCAGCCTGTTCACCGGCGGCCCCGGCGACGACCCGTCCACCGCCCAGTCGACCCCGCCGGCCGACACCTCCACCGCCTCCGCCGGCCCGACCACCGCGGTCCCGCCCGGCGAGACCACCACCCCGGCCCCGTCCTCGGACACGCCCCAGCCCACCACCGGCGCACCCACCACCACCGGCGAAACCCCCGGCGGCACCCCGACCGGCACCCCCGGCGCCACCCCGGGCGGCACCAACGCCGAAGTCCCCCCGCCGCCGGTCGACCCCGCCCCCAAGCCCTCGGTGCGCATCTACAACAACAGCACCACCCAGGGCCTGGCGGGCCGCGCGTCCGACGACGTCCTCCGCGCCGGCTGGCAGGTCGCCGAGAAGGGCAACTACTCGCAGGGCACCATCCCGACCACCACCGTCTACTTCCGGCCCGGCACCGACGAGGAAGCCTCCGCCACCGAACTGGCCAGGATCCTCAAGGCCCGCGTCGAACCCCGCTTCAACGGCATCGAGTCCGCCCAACCCGGCATCATCGTCATCGTCACCAACGACTACCAGGGCCCCTCCGGCAAAGCCTCCTGA
- a CDS encoding DUF3263 domain-containing protein, translated as MDAAEALAPAEGPDDGLTDREREILAFERQWWKYAGAKEQAVKELFDMSSTRYYQLLNALIEKEEALAADPMLIKRLRRSRSGRQRARAAKRLGVERR; from the coding sequence ATGGACGCCGCAGAGGCACTGGCGCCGGCGGAGGGGCCGGACGACGGGTTGACCGACCGGGAGCGCGAGATCCTGGCCTTCGAGCGCCAGTGGTGGAAGTACGCCGGTGCGAAGGAACAGGCCGTCAAGGAGCTGTTCGACATGTCCTCGACGCGCTACTACCAGCTGCTGAACGCGTTGATCGAGAAGGAAGAGGCGTTGGCCGCCGATCCGATGTTGATCAAGAGACTGCGCAGGTCCCGCTCCGGCAGGCAACGCGCCCGCGCGGCCAAGAGGCTGGGCGTCGAGCGCCGATGA
- a CDS encoding peptide deformylase, with translation MAVHPIRIAGDPVLHTPTRPVEVFDEALRTLVDDMYETMAAANGVGLAANQIGVDLRLFVYDCPDDQGVRHRGVVVNPVLETSEVPLGMPDPDDDFEGCLSAPGESYPTGRAARAKVTGSDGDGKPVEVEGTGFFARCLQHETDHLDGLIYLDRLVGRHKRASKRMLKANGWGVPGLSWDPATSEDPFADDEDD, from the coding sequence ATGGCAGTTCACCCGATCCGGATCGCCGGAGATCCCGTGCTCCACACCCCGACCCGCCCGGTCGAGGTGTTCGACGAGGCGCTGCGCACGCTGGTCGACGACATGTACGAGACGATGGCGGCGGCGAACGGTGTCGGTCTCGCGGCCAACCAGATCGGGGTCGACCTGCGGTTGTTCGTCTACGACTGCCCGGACGACCAGGGCGTCCGGCACCGGGGTGTGGTGGTGAACCCGGTGTTGGAGACGTCGGAGGTGCCGCTGGGGATGCCGGACCCGGACGACGACTTCGAGGGGTGCCTGTCGGCGCCGGGCGAGTCGTACCCGACGGGTCGGGCGGCGCGGGCGAAGGTGACCGGGTCCGACGGCGACGGGAAGCCGGTGGAGGTGGAGGGCACGGGGTTCTTCGCCCGGTGCCTGCAGCACGAGACCGATCACCTGGACGGGCTCATCTACCTGGACCGGCTGGTGGGTCGGCACAAGCGGGCGTCGAAGAGGATGTTGAAGGCCAACGGGTGGGGTGTGCCGGGCCTGTCGTGGGACCCGGCGACGTCGGAGGACCCGTTCGCGGACGACGAGGACGACTGA